A region of the Nothobranchius furzeri strain GRZ-AD chromosome 13, NfurGRZ-RIMD1, whole genome shotgun sequence genome:
ATCCAGTCTTTAGGATGGAGTTGAAAAAGGAATCACACTTCCTGAGCTGTTCAGATTCTGGCTGAGGTCAGAACCGTTTCTTAACTCTGCAGAGGCTCATAAAAACGATTTATTTTAGCTTCACTTACACCCTGAAATGTCTCCTGAATGATCTTCCCGTCGTTTTCTGCATCATCGAGTCATAAAAacatgctgctgctgcgcagTCGTGTTGAGTCGGTGAATTTTCATAAATATGCAGCAGAATTCAGGATGaaaatctttaggtgtgaatgttgAATGATTTGGGTTTATCTGGATCTCATTTCATAATTTAAAAAACTTAATTCAAACCCTTTTCTTCCCTGAAAAGGTTCTGGATCAAATATCAGCATCATTGATCGATTCTGAGTGAACACGCAGCTACCTTCAACATTTAATGTATAACATGAATTAGAGCTGGTTTTACCACGTTGGTCTAAAGAAATTAGATTCCAGCTTCATTTCATGACGTGTTTCTGGTTTAAAGGAAGAAACCAGAAGTGGGATGTGATAAAATGCAGACGACTCTCTGTTTTACCTTCCCAGAGTCAGAACACCTGAAGTGAAGCCTCATGCTGTGGTTTTCTCACCGTTAGCGTGCTGCTATGGTTACAGCTGTAGTTCCACGCTGCCGTGTGATGCTAAAGCTTCAGATCAGCTGACTCCTTCATAACTGGACTTTAATGTTTGTGGACCACAGTCATGCTGGAAGTTCGTCTTCGTACAGTAAACGTTACGGTGCAGTGAGGTGTGGAGTTATCTCTGGACTGGCCACTAGGTGTCACTATAACCTCACTTTAGACAAAATATGCCTTCAtccatctgattggctgctttTAGGAAACACCCATGCTGTCTTTACTGGTTTTAGTTCTGTGACTATTACCATTCTGTTGGTTCCAGATATGTTTCTGTGTTTAGTTCAGGCGTCGGTAACTTacatatttttctttttcttctggtAAATGTAAGCAGCTAGTTTAGAGCCACAAAACAAACATTAGGATTAAAATGTTGCTTTAGGTGTCATTAGTCTTTTATCTCCGTGTTTATGCCCAACTTTAGATTTTAAAACTCAAACAAACATAATCACACACCAGAAAATGGCATTACTTTTAAGAGGCGTTGCATATCTTCAGAAAAAAAGAGATAAATTATTCATAAATAGGTTTAagtgaagtttgacagccaaaacatgtatagaaataataaatgtcttcttcatacattctcctgcaatgccctggtcctgtagaatgagccctggcatttttactgtgattgcctgtttttctgtaaaatcacagaaaaagagagatgctcgggtcgagcaggctgcttcatgcgcgttcacgctcaggcatcgcccgtagcatttgctatccgtagctttagcagcagagagagaggcagtgccactttgtcgctgttcctaacgcctagtgacaaagctagctacatttctgaggacccttagctactttctgtagaactttcttctagatatttcctgctaattagcaacaaaatagccattttcactccgaaccgttctttggtttgacgttgtttcagctgtcatcaaggatataaacgttacagatacatCAAATGCTACTGGCgctatagctcacctagtaagatggctGACACTCATACTGAGGACCCGgcttcaattctggatgtgaacatagtttatttagagtttcttttttacattaatggtatatttttacagtaagatgcccaaatttttatttgagactcgctgaacagcattgaattcacagataaaaaagatgtgggttcaactttcattttggaacaatttttcaagcaagggaagggaatgatctgagcatgcaggaggactgacccatcataaacctttgtcggctgtgctgaagagaaaggtacagaaccacattatttaattaattagctgcacgttctgtcctctgtcctccgggccacacacacacacacacacacacacacacacacacacacacacacacacacacacacacacacacacacacacaagggactgtctcagctgttattttcgttaaggagtgtgcacgtacagcatgcacgcctcgtgcacgagcctactattgaagccgccattacgcttttggcctgagggggcaatcacgagcataaaaattcaaaagtccgaaaagtcccgttAAGAATGTCGTCAAAGTCCAAAACTTTTATTCACCTAAAGTGTTTCTGGTGTCAGGGTTTTATTAGAGGCAGATTTACTTCTTTATTTCAAATGTTCtcatttaaaaaaacaataataataatacactaTTTATATGTTGACACCTAATTTCACCTTGCTGCTAATttgtggatttaaaaaaaaattactgcTGGTTTAGGAGTTAAATCTCACCAGATGTTAAGAAGTTACTGACACACAGGCTAAGGGCATCTAGCTCTccccctggtggaaacgcatCACCTGCAGCAGGTCGAGATCAGCAGCGCCGATGCTTTAGCAGCAGGAGAAACATTTTAaagagtgaaaaaaaaaacatttaacccAGTTTTTAACGTTAGAAAAGGTCCGAGAAAGCTGGTTCCATCCAGATGCTTTTATAAGGAAAAGATGAATTCTGATGATGCATCTGAAAACATAATCATCTGCCTGAAAATAAGAACATGAATAAAAATCCAATCAGTGGGAAGGAAGCGTGTTTAGTAGCCAGCAGGCAGAACCACGGGattctggttctgttctggagtCATTCCCATTTAAACCAACTCATTATCATTTCTCTTCAACACGTCTGAAGTCTCATGGAAAGCCTATATTTTGATAAATCACTAAGTGTACtttttttaagtgtgtgtgtgtgtgtgtgtgtcctgtttgAATCGTGCGTTTTAAACCTGACGGAACGCTGAAGCAGAACCAGGAGGAGCTTCCTCTTCCCAACAGATACCCCTGCATGCTCTCCGTCTGTATCCTCCTCTCTCAGTATTTCTGATTTGGATGTGTATCTTATTCTCATCAGCATGAAAATGCTCCTGACACTAACAGTGATGAACTCTATGAATATAATAAAGAATTTGATGTTTTTCCACAGCTTCTGTCTGATGAATTGACTAAAATCTTTACCAAAGTACCAAAATACAAAACCGATTGTCTGATGTACGCGTGCAAAGTGTTGTGaaaaaaaatgactgaaaatgttTACTAGGCTTTTAAAATAAATTTAGttcattcagttcagttcatttgtttataaagcactttaaaacacccagcactggaacaaagtgctgtacagaaaatacattaaaacaatagaataaaccgaaagcagcaaagagaaataaataaaacacaggagacataagattaaaacagcccaataataagaataaaaactagataaaaacagcattgaaacacacaaaaacagctaaaataagtcaaaaaaaaaaaataataataatgaccaaCACAGagtgaagtgagttccagagccgggGAGCAGAGCAACtggaagctctgctccccatggtggtaaggcgagctcgaggttgaactagatggtaaatggtaaatggcctgtatttgatatagcgccatctagagtcctggaaccccccaaggcgctttacaacacaaccagtcattcacccattcacacacacattcatacactggtgaggatgagctacgatgtagccacagctgccctggggcgcactgacagaggcgaggctgccgagcactggcgccaccggtccctccgaccaccaccagcaggcaacgtgggttaagtgtcttgcccaaggacacaacgacagcgacagatgagcggggctcgaacctgcaacctttcgattacaggGCGACCActgaactcctgtgccactgtcgccccatgTAGTCCACTATGGATCAAACAAGGATGAATGGTGCGATCTGACACTGGTGTTGCTTGAAGTTCACCTTGGATTTCTTCAGAGGAATTTCTGGGCTCTTCTGTCACGCCAcagctgtttgtgtttttgtgctTCTTTTTTTGTATGTTTCTCTTCCACCTCCTCTGTTTTCATCCTTGTGTGCTGAGAGGAGCTACTCCGCAGCACCCGTCTCCTCCTGCACTACCTGGCTCGGCCCTGAAGCACCCAGCCGAAGGAGGACAAACAGCTTAAAAGGCTCCTGGAGCTCTTCCTCAGCGAGCAGCAGACCCGAGATGTCCGTCCCCGGCCTGTTGTCTCCTCGACGCGTATTTTACATCCATGCAGCCGATACGCGTTTAGTGTCTTCAGTTGCATGTGTAGTTTAGAAATGTCTGAAGAGGAGGAGTCACCTATTATAGGAGGGATCCTGCGTTAAACCTCTTGTGTTTGCCGAGGAATCCCACAGAGTTCAGTGTTTGGTCTCTGTTAGGACACAGTGGTGTCATTGGAGTGGAGACAACTTGTTTGTAACTGTGATCATTTGACAGCCGTTTCAGCTGCTTGTGGTAATTAGTTAGAGTTTTGTTTGAGTGAAAGTCTGACATCAGAAgcccttttgttaaataaatccttttttttttaaatattgtttttcctGTGTCACACGTCCTCTATGTTACCCCAGGTCCCCTATGGATGCCTGGGTCGTAACAGGTACCATTGGGATTATCCATCTCTTTGATTTGTCATTAATTTTTCCTCCTGCTGCCACTTCCAGGGAGATTGGCTACAGTCCCGTGGATCTTAAATCTCTGAAGAACATGTGCAGCTGTAgtcacaggaacatctagctgcttggagatggtcttagAGCCTTAACCTTTAACATGCTTGTCTGTACATTTCttcctaatctcctgagacaactctttccttcgcttcctctggtccatgctgagtgtggtacacaccatgccaccaaacaacacagtgactacctggagccctacatgaggcccactgactgattacatgactgtagacacctgtgatgctaattagtggacacaccttgaattaacacgtccctttggtcacatctgtggcgacggtggcacaggagttaagcgctcgccccgtaatcggaaggttgcaggttcgggccccactcagtctgtcgctgtcgttgtgtccttgggcaagacacttaacccaccttgcctgctggcagcctcgcctctgtcagtgtgctccagggcggctgtggctacatcgtagctcatcatcaccaccagtgtgtgactggttgaatgactgattgtgttgtaaagcgccttggggggttccaggactctagaagatgctatatcaaatacaggccatttaccatcatcTTCAGTGTTTTCTAGGGttatcatttttgtccaggccttttccacaagttgtttttttttaaataattctgtTGAAGCATTGTTAAAAAGCAATGTCTGcctttcattggttaaatttcatagaaattttaattattattacttttgtccgtTTTCTCTGTGACCATTGTAGGTTTTATCTTCTTGACCAAAGGGTACAAACAATTTTGAGCACGAAGAAGTATAAACAACAGACTACTTTTAACTCTGACTCCACCTGCCGATATTATTTGTTTGacaaaaacaagttttttttaatCTGAAAATGTGAATATTTAATGTGTTTCTAGCATTATGGAGCAATCATATTTAAGACACTGGTGTTGTTAAAATCGTAATGTTTTGATTTTTAATACTCTTGTACACTTGTCGCTCTCTTGTGGTGAATTGTTAGTGTTACATAAAAGAAGCGTCTCTTTTAAAATGTGTCTAGATTTTTCTGTTTGTGTTAAAGCTATTTACTCACTAATTAAATCTTTGCCTTAGCTCTAAACatttaacattaataataataataataatataatataaatataatacaaatatacaaaaataaataaataaataaataaataaataaataaataaataaataaacaaacaaataaatgttgGCTTCgttttaagtcgctttggacaaagcgTCTGTTCAAACTTCTGACCAGCAGAGGGCGGTAGTGGCTACAAACCGCTAAAGCGACTGACAacagcaggaaatgacatcatcaaCGTGAGACCGTTACCcgaaagaaaaaaaaggaaaacaaagagATCAGGATGGATTTTCGTGGATGGAACAGGGATGAGACTCAGTGCTTGATCTCCATATGGGCCGAAAGTTCGGTTCAGCGCAAACTGATGGGATCCTACCGGAACCGGTCGGTGTTTGAGGAGATCGCTGGTAAAATGGGAGACCGAAGCTTCAGCCGCTCGTGGCGCCAGTGTCAGCGGAAGATCAAACAACTCAAAAGTCTGTACAGAAGAGCAAAGAAAAGCCAATCGAACCGAGACCGAACCAGCTGTGTGTGTTATGAAGAGCTGGACCGGGTCCTGGGGGACAAGCCGTCCTTCCATTGCGGTGACGAGTGCGTCATGGACCTAAAGCAGGAGTCCACCGAGGAGGACGAGGAGGCTCTGAATTCTACCGTTATTGTGAAGGTTCTGGAGCCCGACGAACGGAACCTCTGTGAAGGTACGAACCGAACACAGCCTGTATCTGGATCCAGGGAATTCAGCTCATCAGTCAGTGACTTCTGGttaaagcaggtgtgtgtgtgtgtgtgtgtgtgtgtgtgtgtgtgtgtgtgtgtgtgtgtgtgtgtgtgtgtgtgtgtgtgtgtgtgcgtgtgtgctgcaTTAACTAGAAGTTTAACATCCTGTCTTCCGTTTGTTTGCAGGTCATCCAGAAGCCCGTTCACCCTCAGCCTCTTCAGAGACATCAATGTCATCAACACAGTCCCCCACCTCCTCCAGGAAGCAGCCATTTTCCTCTTGTGGCACACAAACCATTCACAGCAGGAGCCGACTGGAGAGCATGCTGGAGGCCATCTCCAGTTCTTTGAGCAGCTCCAGGAATGAAGAGATTCTGCTGAAGATGCAGAAGGCCCAGCATGAACACGAGGAGAGACTGTTTGGGATGATGATGCAGTCCGTTACGTCTCTTGTCTCCACTATCACGTCCAACCAGTCTGTAGCAGCCTCCCAGTCCTGGTTGCAGGGGACAGACCCCCCTCCAGCATCGGTCCCTTTCCAGCAGCCCCATCAGCAGGCAGGTCCATCAGATGTGGACTCCCGGGAGCCACAGACTCTCTTACATTAAAACGTTCTGGTTCCatgaaataaaatgttaaaactaCAGTTGATGTTCTGAGAAGAATTTTGATTAACcttataaaatgttcatttatactTAAAGGtactttacagacttttgaatttttatgctcgcgattgccccctcaggccaaaagagtaattgcagcttcaatagtaggctcgtgcacgaggcgcacatgctgtacgtgcacactccttaacaaaaataacagctgagaccgtcagtcccgtgtgtgtgtgtgtgtgtgtgtgtgcgtggcccggaggacagaggacaggagaacgtgcagctaattaattaaataatgtggttctgtagctttctcttcagcacagccgacaaaggttgatgatgggtcagtcctcctgcatgctcagatcattctcttcccttgcttgaaaaattgttccaaaatgaaagttgaacccacatctttttcatctgtgaattcaatg
Encoded here:
- the LOC107379858 gene encoding uncharacterized protein isoform X2 is translated as MDFRGWNRDETQCLISIWAESSVQRKLMGSYRNRSVFEEIAGKMGDRSFSRSWRQCQRKIKQLKSLYRRAKKSQSNRDRTSCVCYEELDRVLGDKPSFHCGDECVMDLKQESTEEDEEALNSTVIVKVLEPDERNLCEGTNRTQPVSGSREFSSSVSDFWLKQVIQKPVHPQPLQRHQCHQHSPPPPPGSSHFPLVAHKPFTAGADWRACWRPSPVL
- the LOC107379858 gene encoding uncharacterized protein isoform X1 gives rise to the protein MDFRGWNRDETQCLISIWAESSVQRKLMGSYRNRSVFEEIAGKMGDRSFSRSWRQCQRKIKQLKSLYRRAKKSQSNRDRTSCVCYEELDRVLGDKPSFHCGDECVMDLKQESTEEDEEALNSTVIVKVLEPDERNLCEGHPEARSPSASSETSMSSTQSPTSSRKQPFSSCGTQTIHSRSRLESMLEAISSSLSSSRNEEILLKMQKAQHEHEERLFGMMMQSVTSLVSTITSNQSVAASQSWLQGTDPPPASVPFQQPHQQAGPSDVDSREPQTLLH